The genome window CGATCCGTGCGACCGGGGCCTCCTCGTTCCAGGTCCTGCTCTACAGCGTCATCCCTCAGATCAAGCCTGCACTGGTCGGCATCGGCGTCTATCGGTGGGACATCAACGTCCGCAGTGCGACGATTCTCGGCGCAGTTGGGGCCGGTGGGATCGGTGTCCAGCTGTTCAATGCCGTCGATGCCTTCCAGTGGTCGTCCGTCCTGATGATTCTCATCGCCATCCTCGGCATCGTCCTCCTGAGCGAAACGATCTCCGCGCGGGCTCGAGCGGTGGTTCGCTGACATGAACTCCACCGACCGTCGACGGTCCCAACAGACGATCTATGTAGCACTCGGCTCCCTGCTCACGGTCGGCCTCGCCGGGTCGGTCTGTGGCGGCTCGAGCGATCGGACGAGACCGCTGGTCGCGGGCACCGATCCCGACGCAGATCCGCTCGAAACGGGCGGCGTCTACGACAAATTCTTGTTAGATGATGACCCATCCGTCCAGCAGGATTCACACGAACGGGATGGCGCGGATACAGCGATTAGCCGGCTATCAGACAGCAACGACAACGAACTTACCAGCACCTCGAGCGCGACGAAATCGGAGTGTACGGCTGTCCGAACTGAACTACGAATTCGAACACCTGAGACTGAAACCTATGACTACGAGACCAACTACGACGACCGAATCGATCATCGACGTTGCCGGAGACCACGCAGTGCTGTTCGACATGGATGGCGTCATCCTCCGGGGTTACGGTACCGATCCAGAGGTTCACAGCCGCGCACTTCACGACGCGGTCGTCGACCTCGAACTCGACGTCGAGTACGAAGCGTTGGCCGCACTCGAGACCTACGAGTACACCGACGAGTTCGCCGAGACGTGCATTCGACTCGGCATCGACCCGTCCGAATTCTACGCACTCCGCGAGCACTACAGCGCCCAGCGTTCGATCGAGCGCATTCAGGCCGGAAAACGCGAGCTATACCCTGACGTCACTGCTCTCGACACGCTCGTCGAGCAGTGTCCGACCGCGCTGGTGAGCAACAACTACGATCCGACGGTGTCGTTCGTCGTCGACCACTTCGACCTCCGGACGTTCTCGTACGTTCGCGGTCGCGACCTCGGGGTCGAAGGCTTCTGTCGGCGCAAACCCGACCCGTACTACCTGGAAGAGGCCATCGATACACTCGAAATCGACGGCGGCCTCTACGTTGGTGACCGCGAAACTGACCTCATTGCGGCCGAAAACGCCGGTTTACTTCCCGTCTTGCTCCGTCGTTCCCACAACGAAACACTCGAGCCACAGTTCGAGTCGTATCTGGAGATCGAATCGCTCCAGGAACTGCTCGAGTACGTCTGAAAAGCCAGAACACCCCGTTTTCGATCCACAAACCCGACTTCGCTTTTGCCACTAGTCGCCGCTGTATCCCGCTCTGCGGTCAGTTCTGATGCGACACTACTGTCACAGCAGCTCTGCCAGGAACAACCAGCGGATGCAGTGACCGGTGATGAATCGAACGAACTCCGACAACGTCCGTTCGCAGCGGACCTTCCTAACATCCACGTCGGTCGTTGTCCGGTACGAGAACCGTACCGACCGCTGTACCATCACTCCCAAATCCTGCATAGCCGGTGACCGATCGACGACCTATAGTAACACCTGCACCGATGTGCACACCGATCGCCGATCCGTCTGGCGAGCAGGTGCGCACTGACGTGCAGTGGCTACGATATTCGTTCCAACCGGCGATCCTTGGGTCCGTTTTTGACCGATCGAGTGTTCACCGACCCCATCCTACAGAACGGATCATTCGTCGGCTCGTGCCGGCACCTGTCGTGGCTGATTCGGCCATCGAAGCTACGAGGGTGGTCGGTTGATTGGGAGCAGTACGGAGTCAACCAGTAACGTACATCGGCCACATATACACGCAGTTTACCGGTGGCGGGAGACGGCCGGTATGCAACAACGCGTGCCGACCGACGATCGAACCACGCAGCGACCTGACGGGGGCACCTGTGTTTGAGGACCTCCTCGAGGCGCTGGTTCAGATCGATATGCTTCTCGCGTCGTTCGCCGGTGGCGCCTTCGGCGCGTCGATCGGTGCGCTGGCGGCGTTCGTCTTCACCGGACTGCTCGTGATCGCGGGTGAGGTCGCCGCGATCGTCCACCCGGACGCGGCGGTGATAACCGACGAGGTTGCGTTCGGACCGCCGTTTTCGCCGGCGATCAGCTTCGGGGGTGGCGCAGCGGCTGTGGCCTACGCTGTGCGCCGAGGGTACGTCGAGACGTCGTTCGACTACCACGCGGCCAAGGACGTCACGTACGCGCTCGGGACGAAACCGGACGTCCTCGCCGTCGGCGGCGCGTTCGGAGTGCTCGGCTTCTGGCTCACGGAACTCTCCGTCACCGCTGGGATGCCGTACGACCCCATCGCGATGGGAGTCGTCGTCTCGGCGTTA of Natrarchaeobaculum sulfurireducens contains these proteins:
- a CDS encoding DUF7511 domain-containing protein, encoding MNRTNSDNVRSQRTFLTSTSVVVRYENRTDRCTITPKSCIAGDRSTTYSNTCTDVHTDRRSVWRAGAH
- a CDS encoding HAD family hydrolase, with amino-acid sequence MTTRPTTTTESIIDVAGDHAVLFDMDGVILRGYGTDPEVHSRALHDAVVDLELDVEYEALAALETYEYTDEFAETCIRLGIDPSEFYALREHYSAQRSIERIQAGKRELYPDVTALDTLVEQCPTALVSNNYDPTVSFVVDHFDLRTFSYVRGRDLGVEGFCRRKPDPYYLEEAIDTLEIDGGLYVGDRETDLIAAENAGLLPVLLRRSHNETLEPQFESYLEIESLQELLEYV